In the Miscanthus floridulus cultivar M001 unplaced genomic scaffold, ASM1932011v1 fs_702_2, whole genome shotgun sequence genome, one interval contains:
- the LOC136532766 gene encoding uncharacterized protein, whose protein sequence is MAPSSSDACTPALSMKLLVDTNAGRVLYAEASKGVVDFLFSLLTLPVGTGFVQGLVTYTVMDDLKVTPMSTISGITLLNTFGITDIGTLKEKTVQLGYEEGLEILRVALQSKTVLTDVFLGKKRKA, encoded by the exons ATGGCTCCATCCAGCTCTGATGCTTGCACTCCCGCGCTGAGCATGAAGCTGCTGGTGGACACCAATGCCGGGCGCGTGCTGTACGCCGAGGCCAGCAAGGGCGTCGTCgacttcctcttctccctcctcACGCTGCCCGTCG GAACGGGTTTTGTGCAAGGTTTAGTGACGTACACGGTGATGGACGACCTCAAGGTTACGCCCATGTCCACCATCTCCGGCATCACCCTCCTCAACACCTTTGGCATCACGGACATTGGCACGCTCAAGGAGAAGACCGTGCAGCTGGGCTACGAAGAG GGTCTGGAGATCCTGCGTGTGGCCCTGCAGTCCAAGACGGTGCTCACCGACGTATTCCTTGGGAAGAAACGGAAGGCTTGA
- the LOC136532767 gene encoding uncharacterized protein has protein sequence MKLLVDTKAERVLCAEVGKDVVDFLFSFLALPVGTAVKLLGKESMVGCMGNVYASVEALDATNVEAGAAKDALLRPTVASAAVGMKGSLFSLPAPVDQSLPKKFFRYHSNNRSPSPFGFGVVVSSSSCEGEYLTDTCNWTCPSCSGYMNKEMSFLAAEGSRQSVQAEATGNNRNGFVRSLVTYTVMDGLKVAPMSTISGITLLNTFGIPNISMLMQKTVQIGYEEVIQIYS, from the coding sequence ATGAAGCTGCTGGTGGACACCAAGGCCGAGCGCGTGCTGTGCGCGGAGGTTGGCAAGGACGTCGTGGacttcctcttctccttcctcgccCTGCCCGTCGGCACGGCTGTCAAGCTGCTCGGGAAGGAATCCATGGTCGGCTGCATGGGCAACGTCTACGCCAGCGTCGAGGCCCTCGATGCCACTAACGTGGAGGCCGGCGCGGCCAAGGACGCGCTCCTCCGCCCCACCGTGGCCTCGGCGGCGGTCGGCATGAAAGGCTCTCTGTTCAGCTTGCCGGCGCCGGTCGATCAGTCCCTCCCAAAGAAGTTCTTCAGGTACCACAGTAATAACCGCTCACCCTCACCGTTTGGTTTTGGTGTCGTCGTCAGCTCTTCTTCGTGTGAGGGTGAGTACTTGACGGACACGTGCAATTGGACATGCCCGTCGTGTTCTGGCTATATGAACAAGGAGATGAGTTTTCTCGCGGCGGAGGGGTCTCGGCAGTCGGTGCAAGCGGAAGCCACAGGCAACAATAGGAACGGGTTCGTGCGGAGCCTCGTGACGTACACTGTGATGGACGGCCTCAAGGTTGCGCCCATGTCCACCATCTCCGGCATCACCCTCCTCAACACCTTTGGCATCCCCAACATCAGCATGCTCATGCAGAAAACCGTCCAGATTGGCTACGAGGAGGTAATTCAGATATATTCATAA